One Fontisphaera persica DNA window includes the following coding sequences:
- a CDS encoding transketolase C-terminal domain-containing protein — protein MGADTTVVQAVEAPPLKPLALRSRLAGTPSPSPKYSVTVRNRAGQPVVLADPRATRALVALMNIHAVNGGAACHWGGPAAFAEINAALHGIMFAVQGRPWHAAYNYVNDAGHAENGIYALRALYGFDGMTFEDLKGFRSLQSKLTGHGESHLNPEGVLLSNGPLSSAIGQAEGLAMADKLAGNDRVTLCVASDGASMEGEAREAYASIPGLAAKGRLNPFVLVISDNDTKLSGRISKDAFSMQPSLEAMAVLGWNVLKVANGHDLEAVYQAMEAAMEAARANPKQPVCVWVKTIKGYGVKATMENAAGGHGFPLNNAEKIVDFVNEIYGGQPPEEFARWAAVLRADWEQKEAAKKAKAAAAASAAPAVKKDKVQSGLAKAAVKAATEGLPVFSVSSDVQGSTGMSLFQKSFPDRWVEVGIAEANMVSVAAGLSKLGFIAIADTFGQFGITKGNLPLTMAALSQAPVIAVFSHIGLQDAADGASHQATTYFAATCAIPHTVVIAPSCSDEAEALMYEAIRRQAADRLAGKDGESYVFFVGRENYPLRWVEGAAYPWGKAQVLREGKDVVLISCGVLVEKAIAAGQKLAEQGIQATVINNPFINRVDVETIGAAVQRCGGRVVTLEDHQVVGGMGALVAHALTCAGIPHRMKSLGIPGEFGRSAYVAEHLYQHYGLTAERMAQAARELLA, from the coding sequence ATGGGTGCTGATACGACAGTTGTGCAGGCGGTGGAAGCGCCGCCGTTGAAACCGCTGGCTTTGCGTTCCCGCCTGGCGGGCACTCCCTCCCCATCTCCCAAGTACTCGGTTACCGTCCGCAATCGCGCCGGCCAGCCGGTGGTGCTGGCAGACCCGCGGGCCACGCGCGCGCTGGTGGCTTTGATGAACATTCATGCCGTGAACGGCGGCGCCGCCTGCCATTGGGGGGGGCCGGCGGCGTTTGCGGAGATTAACGCCGCGCTCCACGGCATCATGTTTGCCGTTCAGGGGCGTCCCTGGCATGCGGCCTATAATTACGTGAACGACGCTGGCCATGCGGAGAACGGCATCTATGCCCTGCGTGCGCTCTATGGTTTTGACGGAATGACCTTCGAGGATTTGAAGGGCTTCCGCAGCCTGCAAAGCAAGCTTACCGGCCATGGCGAATCGCATTTGAACCCGGAGGGCGTGCTGTTGAGCAATGGCCCGCTCAGCTCGGCGATTGGCCAGGCGGAGGGCCTGGCCATGGCGGACAAGCTGGCCGGCAATGACCGGGTGACCTTGTGCGTGGCCTCGGATGGCGCCTCAATGGAAGGGGAGGCGCGGGAGGCGTATGCCTCCATTCCGGGGCTGGCGGCCAAAGGGCGGTTGAACCCCTTTGTCTTGGTGATTTCGGACAATGACACCAAGCTGTCTGGACGGATTAGCAAGGATGCCTTTTCCATGCAGCCCAGTCTGGAGGCCATGGCGGTGCTGGGGTGGAACGTCCTCAAGGTGGCCAACGGACATGATTTGGAGGCGGTGTATCAGGCCATGGAGGCGGCCATGGAGGCGGCGCGTGCCAACCCCAAGCAACCTGTATGTGTCTGGGTCAAGACCATCAAAGGTTATGGCGTCAAGGCCACCATGGAAAATGCGGCGGGCGGGCATGGTTTCCCGCTGAACAACGCGGAAAAGATTGTGGATTTCGTCAATGAAATCTACGGCGGCCAGCCCCCGGAGGAATTCGCGCGGTGGGCGGCGGTGCTGCGGGCGGATTGGGAGCAGAAAGAGGCCGCCAAAAAAGCCAAAGCGGCGGCGGCAGCTTCCGCGGCGCCGGCGGTGAAAAAGGACAAAGTGCAGTCCGGCCTGGCCAAGGCCGCGGTGAAAGCGGCCACCGAAGGGCTGCCGGTGTTCAGTGTTTCCTCGGACGTGCAAGGCTCGACGGGCATGAGCCTGTTCCAGAAAAGTTTTCCCGACCGGTGGGTGGAGGTGGGGATTGCCGAGGCCAACATGGTGAGCGTGGCGGCGGGCCTGTCCAAGCTGGGTTTCATTGCCATTGCCGACACGTTTGGCCAGTTTGGCATCACCAAGGGCAACCTGCCGTTGACGATGGCCGCGTTGTCCCAGGCCCCGGTTATCGCGGTGTTTTCGCACATCGGCTTGCAGGATGCCGCCGATGGGGCGTCCCATCAGGCCACGACTTACTTTGCGGCGACATGCGCGATTCCGCATACCGTGGTGATTGCGCCCTCCTGTTCGGATGAGGCCGAGGCCTTGATGTACGAGGCAATCCGGCGGCAGGCGGCTGACCGGCTGGCCGGCAAGGACGGCGAGAGTTACGTCTTTTTTGTGGGCCGCGAGAATTACCCTCTGCGCTGGGTGGAGGGGGCCGCCTATCCCTGGGGCAAGGCGCAGGTGCTGCGCGAGGGGAAGGATGTGGTGTTGATAAGCTGTGGGGTGTTGGTGGAGAAGGCCATTGCGGCGGGCCAGAAACTGGCGGAGCAGGGCATTCAGGCCACGGTAATCAACAATCCATTCATCAACCGGGTGGATGTGGAGACGATTGGCGCGGCGGTGCAACGGTGCGGGGGCCGGGTGGTCACGCTGGAGGACCACCAGGTGGTGGGGGGCATGGGGGCGCTGGTGGCCCATGCGCTGACGTGCGCCGGCATTCCGCATCGCATGAAATCCCTCGGCATCCCGGGCGAGTTTGGCCGCAGCGCGTATGTGGCGGAGCATTTGTATCAGCATTACGGCTTGACTGCTGAACGGATGGCGCAGGCCGCGCGGGAATTACTGGCCTGA
- the yajC gene encoding preprotein translocase subunit YajC produces MWVNLFPIILMFVVFYFLLIRPQTKRQRELENMQKNLKSGMKVLTASGIVGTVLTVRERTLTLRSGDAKLEITRGAVTEVLEKGEAAAEEEPAPPKK; encoded by the coding sequence ATGTGGGTCAATTTATTCCCCATCATTTTGATGTTTGTGGTGTTCTATTTCCTGTTAATCCGCCCCCAGACCAAGCGGCAGCGGGAATTGGAGAACATGCAGAAGAACCTCAAGAGCGGCATGAAGGTGCTGACGGCCAGTGGCATTGTGGGCACGGTGCTCACGGTGCGTGAGCGCACGCTGACGCTGCGCTCCGGCGACGCCAAGCTGGAAATCACCCGTGGCGCGGTGACGGAGGTGTTGGAGAAGGGCGAGGCCGCGGCCGAGGAGGAGCCGGCCCCCCCGAAGAAATAA
- the secD gene encoding protein translocase subunit SecD, translating into MKQSHLWKLLLIVFVVAWSLAEMYPPTGRDLLEHFQARAVNTDTNFQAIVAKARELNAKNPLRAFGNLRDAIGDRMITNYFPYVNVSKEVGASNMTVVILAQLQREAAGKIKLGLDLRGGTSFLVGLDTNYLSQVGERSDEERNIAIAQAIEVLRRRVDKFGVAEPIIQPAGADRIIVQIPGLSEDEKEAARRQIEKAAYLEFRLVHPESKELLEQEIIPAGYEVLKEVSTREGKELAIPYLVAKKAVMTGEYIKEARFDRDPLTGKPQIAFSLTAKGTDIFGRITEENVGRQLAIVLDGQLQSAPVIQTPITGGRGQITGNFSEKEAVELASVLENPLRTPLKIIESREVDPSLGADSISKGFRAAVIGVVLVSAFMLVYYLLAGLVANVALILNIIILLGVMCSFGTTLTLPGIAGIVLTIGMAVDANVLIYERMREELAAGKSLRGAVAAGYEKAFSTILDSNVTTLIASIILIYMGTGPVKGFGVTLTIGVSASMFTALVVTRLIFDAMIHFNLVKSLPMLQLIHNTNINFMRYAKPAFIASWALIVAGLVVGIFRGSHIYGVDFAGGDRLTLTFAQKVEVDKIRQEMDRIRMGDVNIQYQKDIGSNEETLTLVTPYEKGEAAVAALKKAFPQAGWKVMGVDKVGPTVGKEIKKSAAIAIFISLLGILVYVAMRYEFSFAIGAIVAVLHDILMTMAVFFIFGRQLSAPVVAAILTIIGFSINDTIVIFDRIREDLKLGVRGSFLEIMNKALNQTLSRTIITSGTVFLATLSLYLFGGGVINDFSFCFLVGIVTGTYSSIYIAGALVLWLNKGERPTLATNVAIETPVSRPRTA; encoded by the coding sequence ATGAAGCAAAGTCATCTCTGGAAACTCTTGTTGATTGTGTTTGTGGTGGCCTGGTCGCTGGCCGAAATGTATCCGCCCACGGGCCGGGACTTGCTGGAGCACTTTCAAGCGCGCGCCGTCAATACGGACACCAATTTTCAGGCCATTGTGGCAAAAGCCCGCGAGTTGAACGCCAAGAACCCGCTGCGCGCGTTTGGCAACCTGCGGGATGCCATTGGCGACCGGATGATTACCAACTACTTCCCCTATGTGAACGTGAGCAAGGAGGTGGGCGCGTCCAACATGACGGTGGTCATTCTGGCGCAGTTGCAGCGCGAGGCGGCGGGCAAAATCAAGCTGGGGCTGGATTTGCGTGGCGGCACGTCGTTTCTGGTGGGTTTGGACACCAATTACCTGTCGCAGGTGGGCGAGCGCAGCGATGAAGAGCGCAACATTGCCATTGCGCAGGCCATTGAGGTCTTGCGGCGCCGTGTGGACAAGTTTGGGGTGGCCGAGCCAATCATCCAGCCGGCCGGCGCCGACCGCATCATTGTGCAGATTCCGGGGTTGTCCGAGGACGAGAAAGAAGCCGCCCGGCGGCAGATTGAGAAGGCGGCGTACCTGGAATTCCGACTGGTGCATCCGGAGAGCAAGGAGTTGCTGGAGCAGGAGATTATTCCCGCCGGCTATGAAGTGCTGAAGGAAGTTTCAACGCGCGAAGGCAAGGAGCTTGCCATTCCCTATCTGGTGGCCAAGAAAGCGGTGATGACGGGCGAGTACATCAAGGAGGCCCGGTTTGACCGCGACCCCTTGACGGGCAAGCCGCAGATTGCCTTCAGCCTGACCGCCAAGGGCACGGACATTTTTGGCCGCATCACCGAGGAAAACGTGGGGCGGCAACTGGCGATTGTGCTGGACGGGCAGTTGCAATCGGCGCCGGTCATCCAGACGCCGATTACGGGCGGGCGCGGCCAGATTACGGGCAATTTTTCGGAGAAAGAGGCGGTGGAACTGGCCAGCGTGCTGGAGAATCCGCTACGGACGCCGTTAAAAATCATTGAGAGCCGCGAGGTGGACCCCTCCCTGGGGGCGGATTCGATTAGCAAGGGCTTCCGGGCGGCGGTGATTGGCGTGGTGCTGGTGAGCGCGTTTATGCTGGTTTATTACCTGCTCGCCGGTCTGGTGGCCAATGTGGCGTTAATCTTGAACATCATCATTCTGCTCGGCGTGATGTGCAGCTTCGGCACCACCCTGACCCTGCCCGGCATTGCGGGCATCGTCCTCACCATCGGCATGGCAGTGGACGCCAACGTGCTTATCTACGAGCGCATGCGCGAAGAGCTGGCGGCGGGCAAGTCGCTGCGCGGGGCGGTGGCGGCGGGCTATGAAAAGGCCTTCAGCACCATTTTGGACTCGAACGTCACCACCCTCATCGCTTCCATCATCCTGATTTACATGGGCACCGGCCCGGTCAAGGGCTTCGGCGTGACCCTGACCATTGGCGTGAGCGCCAGCATGTTCACCGCGCTGGTGGTCACGCGCCTCATCTTCGATGCCATGATTCATTTCAACCTCGTCAAGTCGCTGCCCATGCTGCAGTTGATTCACAACACGAACATCAACTTCATGCGCTATGCCAAGCCAGCCTTCATTGCCTCCTGGGCGCTGATCGTGGCCGGCCTGGTGGTGGGCATCTTTCGGGGCTCTCATATCTACGGCGTGGATTTCGCCGGGGGCGACCGCCTGACCCTCACCTTCGCCCAAAAGGTGGAGGTGGACAAAATCCGGCAGGAAATGGACCGCATCCGCATGGGGGATGTGAACATTCAATACCAGAAGGACATCGGCTCGAATGAGGAAACGCTGACCTTGGTCACGCCTTATGAAAAGGGTGAGGCCGCGGTAGCCGCCCTGAAAAAGGCCTTTCCGCAGGCTGGTTGGAAGGTCATGGGGGTGGACAAGGTGGGGCCGACCGTGGGCAAGGAAATCAAAAAGTCCGCCGCCATAGCCATCTTTATTTCGCTGCTGGGCATTCTGGTGTACGTGGCCATGCGCTACGAGTTTTCCTTCGCCATTGGCGCCATCGTGGCCGTGTTGCACGACATCCTGATGACCATGGCGGTGTTCTTCATCTTTGGGCGGCAACTCAGCGCACCGGTGGTGGCCGCCATTTTGACCATCATCGGCTTCTCCATCAACGATACCATCGTCATCTTTGACCGCATCCGCGAAGACCTGAAGCTGGGCGTCCGGGGCAGCTTCCTGGAAATCATGAACAAGGCACTCAACCAGACCTTGAGCCGCACCATCATCACCTCCGGCACCGTCTTCCTGGCCACCCTTTCGCTGTACCTGTTTGGCGGCGGCGTCATCAACGACTTCTCGTTCTGCTTCCTGGTGGGCATCGTCACCGGCACCTACTCCTCGATCTACATCGCCGGAGCGCTGGTGTTGTGGCTGAACAAGGGAGAGCGGCCCACTCTGGCCACCAATGTGGCCATCGAAACGCCGGTGTCACGTCCCCGCACGGCTTGA
- a CDS encoding TerC family protein, protein MLALAEITVWHWIGFITIVIFFLALDLGVFHKHAHVVQVKEAMAWTSVWFSMAMLFAGAVYYWRGRQEAVEFITGYVIEYSLSMDNVFVIAMIFAYFRVPEKYQHRVLFWGILGALIMRGIMIGAGSELVKRYHWILYFMGAFLIFSGIKMLFVADEGVHPEKNPVLKLARKLFPVTKDFHEQKFMVRLPAADGSGRLTVALTPLAMVLLMVETTDLIFAVDSIPAIFAITQKPFIVFTSNVFAILGLRSLYFLLAGAIRYFRYLKTGLSFVLVFIGLKMLLPWVQEQFNLWPGTKIPTTVSLAVVLSIILLSIGASVLKSWQENRAASKSGPAA, encoded by the coding sequence ATGCTGGCGTTGGCCGAAATAACAGTCTGGCATTGGATAGGGTTCATTACCATTGTTATCTTCTTCCTGGCATTGGACTTGGGGGTGTTTCATAAACACGCCCATGTGGTGCAGGTGAAGGAGGCGATGGCATGGACATCGGTCTGGTTTTCCATGGCGATGCTCTTTGCCGGGGCAGTGTATTACTGGCGTGGCCGGCAGGAGGCGGTGGAGTTCATCACCGGCTATGTCATCGAGTATTCCCTCTCGATGGACAACGTCTTCGTCATTGCCATGATCTTTGCCTATTTCCGCGTGCCGGAAAAATACCAGCACCGGGTGTTGTTTTGGGGGATTTTGGGCGCGTTAATCATGCGCGGGATTATGATTGGCGCGGGTAGCGAGCTGGTCAAACGCTACCACTGGATTCTTTACTTCATGGGCGCCTTCCTGATTTTCAGTGGCATCAAAATGCTGTTTGTGGCTGATGAAGGCGTGCATCCGGAGAAAAATCCCGTCCTCAAACTCGCCCGCAAGCTCTTCCCGGTGACCAAGGATTTTCATGAGCAAAAATTCATGGTGCGCCTTCCGGCGGCGGATGGCTCGGGCCGGCTGACCGTGGCCCTCACCCCCCTGGCCATGGTCCTGCTCATGGTGGAAACCACAGACCTTATTTTCGCGGTGGACTCCATCCCCGCCATTTTCGCCATCACCCAGAAACCGTTCATCGTCTTCACCTCCAACGTCTTCGCCATCCTCGGCCTCCGCTCGCTTTACTTCCTGCTGGCCGGGGCCATTCGCTATTTCCGTTACCTGAAGACGGGGCTTTCCTTTGTGCTTGTGTTCATTGGCCTGAAGATGCTCCTGCCATGGGTCCAGGAGCAATTCAACTTGTGGCCTGGCACCAAAATACCCACCACCGTTTCCCTGGCCGTCGTGCTCTCCATCATTCTGCTTTCCATCGGCGCTTCCGTATTGAAATCCTGGCAGGAGAACCGCGCCGCCTCGAAATCAGGCCCTGCGGCCTGA
- a CDS encoding glucose-1-phosphate adenylyltransferase yields MPEAPIHLPIGTRNVLAVVLGGGQGTRLFPLTRDRSKPAVPLAGKYRLVDIPISNCINSGLWRIYVLTQFNTASLHRHINGSYKFDHFSGGFVEILAAEQTLTNTSWYQGTADAIRKNWTHFDNHPWDYMIILGGDQLYRMNFQDILRRHVEHKADVTVATTPVPRRDISGLGIMQIDADSRIIHFVEKPKDPAVQDGLRLDPASYGRYGIKSGEELFLASMGIYVFNRATLREAMDSPHTDFGKHIIPALISTHRVYADVFLGYWEDIGTIRNFFEANLDCTSELPRFNFFDMQAVIYSRPRYLPPSKINGASIDHAIIADGCIINRAAIAYSVIGLRSIIGSGSYLHRTVLMGCDFYESAESIAEHQARGQPPMGIGKNTRIENCIIDKNARIGDNVVISPSGKPEKVDHPLYYIRDGIVIIPKNAVIPDGTII; encoded by the coding sequence ATGCCAGAAGCGCCAATACATCTGCCCATTGGAACAAGGAACGTGCTGGCGGTGGTGCTGGGCGGGGGCCAGGGCACCCGCTTGTTTCCGTTGACGCGCGATCGCTCGAAGCCGGCGGTGCCGCTGGCCGGGAAGTACCGGTTGGTGGACATCCCCATTTCCAATTGCATCAATTCGGGTTTATGGCGGATTTATGTGCTGACGCAGTTCAACACGGCGTCGCTGCACCGGCACATCAACGGGAGTTACAAGTTTGACCATTTCAGCGGCGGGTTTGTGGAGATTCTGGCGGCGGAGCAGACGCTGACCAACACGTCGTGGTACCAGGGGACGGCGGATGCGATTCGGAAGAACTGGACGCATTTTGACAATCATCCGTGGGATTACATGATCATTCTGGGGGGGGACCAGTTGTACCGGATGAATTTTCAGGACATTTTGCGGCGGCATGTGGAGCACAAGGCGGATGTGACGGTGGCCACCACGCCGGTGCCGCGGCGGGACATCAGCGGGCTGGGGATCATGCAGATTGATGCGGATTCGCGCATCATTCATTTTGTGGAGAAGCCGAAGGATCCGGCGGTGCAGGATGGGTTGCGGCTGGACCCGGCGAGTTATGGGCGGTACGGGATCAAGAGCGGGGAGGAGCTGTTTCTGGCGTCCATGGGGATTTATGTGTTCAACCGGGCGACGCTGCGGGAGGCGATGGATTCGCCGCACACGGATTTTGGCAAACACATCATTCCGGCGCTGATCAGCACGCATCGGGTGTATGCGGATGTGTTTCTGGGGTATTGGGAGGATATTGGGACGATTCGGAATTTCTTTGAGGCCAATCTGGACTGCACGAGCGAGCTGCCGCGGTTCAATTTTTTTGACATGCAGGCGGTGATTTACAGCCGCCCGCGTTATTTGCCGCCCAGCAAGATAAATGGGGCCTCGATTGACCACGCAATCATTGCCGATGGCTGCATCATCAACCGCGCGGCGATTGCCTATTCGGTCATTGGGCTGCGCAGCATCATCGGCTCGGGGAGTTATCTGCACCGGACGGTGTTGATGGGGTGCGACTTTTATGAGTCGGCGGAGTCCATAGCGGAGCACCAGGCGCGCGGGCAGCCGCCGATGGGGATTGGCAAGAATACGCGCATTGAGAATTGCATCATAGACAAGAACGCGCGCATCGGGGACAACGTGGTCATCAGCCCCAGCGGGAAACCGGAGAAGGTGGACCATCCGCTGTACTATATCCGCGATGGCATTGTGATCATCCCCAAGAACGCGGTGATTCCGGACGGGACCATCATTTGA
- a CDS encoding Gfo/Idh/MocA family protein produces the protein MSSLGALAAPLILPGSVLGLNGAVAPSNRIVFGGIGMGNRAMFILPNFLNFPDVQFVAVSDARADRRKLAKNHIDQFYGNKDCADMPDFRELLARRDIDAVLIATGNRWHATASMFAARAGKDIYCEKPISLTIREGRELVTMCRQYGTIYQAGTQRRSTESYQFAREMVRQGRIGRVHTVEMQVWTGGTVPHEEPKPVPPGWDYDMWLGPVQWRPFVPGRVYGWAYFWDTGEGMHTDMGTHYTDQMQWVLGTDDTGPVEFEATDLVWPDPQKFMSETAISGTFKFRYANGVQGILYQRGAFKDRYIRYIGEEGWIQVDDETDVVTAQPASILDAKTSGWVSWANAGAHVRNFLDCIKSRQQPLCNPEVAHRAQTICEATTISARLGKKLRWDPVKEVFDDEAANRMLYRQPRAPWRV, from the coding sequence TTGTCCAGTCTTGGCGCGCTGGCGGCGCCGCTGATTTTGCCTGGCTCGGTGCTGGGGCTCAATGGTGCCGTAGCCCCCAGCAACCGGATTGTTTTTGGGGGCATCGGGATGGGTAACCGGGCCATGTTCATTCTGCCCAATTTTCTGAATTTCCCCGACGTTCAGTTTGTGGCGGTATCGGATGCGCGGGCGGACCGGCGGAAGCTGGCGAAGAATCACATTGACCAGTTTTACGGCAACAAGGATTGCGCGGACATGCCGGATTTCCGGGAGTTGCTGGCGCGGCGGGACATTGATGCGGTGCTGATTGCGACGGGCAACCGGTGGCATGCGACGGCCTCGATGTTTGCGGCGCGGGCGGGCAAGGACATTTATTGCGAGAAACCCATCAGCCTGACCATCCGGGAGGGGCGCGAGCTGGTGACCATGTGCCGGCAGTACGGGACGATTTATCAGGCGGGGACGCAGCGGCGGAGCACCGAGTCGTATCAATTTGCGCGGGAGATGGTGCGGCAGGGGCGGATTGGGCGGGTGCACACGGTGGAGATGCAGGTGTGGACAGGGGGGACGGTGCCGCATGAGGAGCCCAAACCCGTGCCGCCGGGCTGGGATTATGACATGTGGCTGGGGCCGGTGCAGTGGCGGCCGTTTGTGCCGGGGCGGGTGTATGGCTGGGCGTATTTCTGGGACACCGGCGAGGGGATGCACACGGACATGGGGACGCATTACACGGACCAGATGCAATGGGTGCTGGGCACGGATGACACGGGGCCGGTGGAGTTTGAGGCGACGGATCTGGTGTGGCCCGATCCGCAAAAGTTCATGAGCGAGACGGCAATTTCCGGCACGTTCAAGTTTCGTTACGCCAACGGGGTGCAGGGCATCCTGTATCAGCGCGGGGCGTTCAAGGACCGCTATATCCGCTACATTGGCGAGGAGGGCTGGATTCAGGTGGACGATGAAACGGATGTGGTCACGGCCCAGCCGGCATCCATTCTGGACGCGAAAACCTCCGGCTGGGTGAGCTGGGCCAATGCGGGGGCGCATGTGCGGAATTTTCTGGATTGCATCAAGAGCCGGCAGCAGCCGCTGTGCAATCCGGAGGTGGCGCATCGGGCGCAAACGATTTGCGAGGCCACCACCATCAGCGCGCGCCTGGGCAAAAAGCTCCGGTGGGACCCGGTGAAGGAGGTGTTTGATGACGAGGCGGCCAACCGGATGTTGTACCGGCAGCCGCGGGCCCCGTGGCGGGTGTAA